The Aspergillus fumigatus Af293 chromosome 5, whole genome shotgun sequence nucleotide sequence CCCGGGAAACGCCCACGAAGTATGCGTTCGCCGCTGTCTCAGAAGGGCCCTCGGACGCCGCGACGGAGAGCATGCGACTCCTGTTACAAGAAGAAGGTGTGTCTAACGCATTGCTCGACTCAGCATGGATCTCGTCTTACCTGTGCGTCTCCGGTCTCAACAGATCCAATGTGATGCAGAGTTTCCCCAGTGCAATTGGTGCAAGCATCATAATCTCGCCTGTACCTATAATAGAATCTGGGGCCACAAAGGCGTGGGGTATGGCTATGACTCGATATCTTCCAAGTGCCGCCGGCCGTAATGCATAACGTCACGAATTCTCAACTAATCCATCTGGTTAGTAATCCGGTGACTCTAACGCCTAAAGAGGGTGCGCAATATCTCCTTGGAGACCCATTATCTATCCCCGGTGGCGGAGGTGCGCTTCCAGGTCCGCCCCAAGCGGCTGATCGGACATGGCATTTGAGACCAGGAAACACATTCCTGAACAATGTCACCTGTCTTGGAGGGCACCACGTATTCTCTGATGACGGCCGGAAATGGATTGAGTCTCAGGTCGGAGAAACCATTGACTTCGACAAGTTGTTCTCTCTCGAGCTTCACTGGTTGAAACCGCTTCGTTTGCATGCGAACACCACAGCACCTCCTGCTCTGCGTCCGAATCTCCCCAGTAGGCCGGAAGTTGAAAGATACATTCTGGTCTATAGCTCATCCTTTCAGTGTCTAGTTTTCCCCGTGATTAGCAGATCATTATTCGAGAAGACGCTGGACCTCGCTTACAGTCCCTCCCGGCCGTCAGGTTCAGCCAGCGCCAAATCCTGCGTGTattcatttctctctctcataTCCCTGTTTGGTTTTGATGACAACATACACGGCGCTACGGATTGCCAATCCTATGCATCGGCGGCGCAGAGCCTTTTGGCACCGGTGGTTGAGGAGATGACAGTCGATGGACTCCAGTCATTGATCATGCTAGTATGTACAGGTCCTGCCTTAccatggccttcttcttttttagCGTCTAATCAACCCGCCAGGTGCAACTCCATTATTTTCTAGGCGACCTCCAGTCGGCAGCGGTGACTTTGTCCATCGCCGCTCGTCTTCTGTATGCACTGGGGGCTCACGTATTCCCTACCAATAGGGCTTCCGATTCGTCCCTACGCGCATACGACAAAAGTGAATTGGGATGCCATCTGCGCGATCTCTTCTGGCTATGTTATTCATTCGACAAAGATATATGTCTACGGACGGGCCAACCACCGTGTATGAATGATGCACATTGCGACCTTACTCTACCTTCAGATTATTTATGGCTGCAGAATATCAATCTACAGCAAACCATTCCACAGATCAACAATCATACTATTCCCCTTTTTCCTTGGGATCTGCGCCTCTCGATGCTCAAGTCAAGGATATACAATGAGCTCTACTCCGCGAGTTCCCTTCATCAGCCGGTATCCGAGTTGCTGTCGAGAATTCGAGGCCTCGACGAGGCATTAGAGCAATGGAGGCTGTCGCTACCCGGGGAGTTTCGACCGACGTTATACTTTTCTGGAGAGACGCCTGTTAGCGCCAACGTGAATACGCAGGCGGTAATGTTGCGGCTTGCATACTATCATTGCATAACCACCGTCCATCAAGCAACCAGCAGACGCCACGTTTCACAACCTGATCTTGTAGGGCCGAGACTCAACGGGATCGGTTCAAGTGCAAGCCTCTCTATCGCCGCGAGCCGTTCAACACTGTCTTATCTTCATAGAGTGTTGCCTGTGGTCAAAGGGGAATGCTTTTGGTATGGGTGCTGACGTTAAATCTGAGGCTGAGGCTCAAAGTATAGCTGACGGTCACCTCCCGGATCAGGATCATTCTCTTTTACGCCATAACTGCGGTGTTGACTCTCTTCTGCAATATCATCTCGAATCCCCGCGATGCCGAAGCCAGTCATAATGTGAACTTGTTGCAGATGACTCCGGGCTTAATCCGCAGAATCCCTGTCCGGAAGTTAACCCTCGGCGAAGTCATCCACCTCCAGTACCTCGACGGTTTTACTGCCGAACTTGCGGCCATTTGTGTGCGTGCTGTATCCAAGTCACAACAGAGTCCAACCGACGCGGGCCCGTAGACTTTCGCGGGAGGGCCAAAATACCCTGCTTCTATAGGGTGCTGGGGGGTGGTGATGAACGACAACATTACCTTGCAATACCCACGCTAGGCTACTGGTCCGGCTGCTGTTAAATAGGCGATAGCTCTGTAGTTGAAGACGAAGGTTTAATCTCCCATCCCATTCTATTTTTACTAACCTGTCTTCTGCCCCAAGTCGACTGGCCGAACCCCGGGTTAGGTTGGGTTCTTGTTAGGCCCACCCACGGGTACCCCAAGCTAGGTTTGGTGTCCTAACCCTGCTGAATATGCTATTCAATACCTTCTTTCCGTCTTAATTGTGTAGGAATGTTTCTGTGCTACGCAACGGCCCGAACACAACTCATAAGAACAGTAGCTTCTACTCCAAGTTTAACGCCAAAGACATTGGACATGTCTCAATATCTGAGAGTCCTGGAAGGACTGATACATACCAAGGGGTCGCACCACCCATTCTCAGGTTTCCCAACGAGTGTCAATGGTAGGCCAACATTCCTAGCAAGCAACTTGTGTACCCATTCATCTGCCGCAAATTCTTCTGTCGTCCAGAGAGATATCTTGAGTCATGTCAGATATAAGACGAGCACTAGCACTTTAATAAAGCATAACCACTTGGACCGATTCTACGCGCCGCGCCTGATTTCTTACAGCGAAACCTCCTAGTCTCCATCAGCTGTCGCTTGTTGATTCTTCCATTCAATCTGCTTGCTGATATGTACAGAGAGCCAACTGGATGCAGAGATAACCTTGAAGCCAAGTATGAAGACATCAAGTCACCACACGGAAAGATGTCCGATGTTCATAGAATGTGGCACCTTGTGTGGGGTTGGAATGCTTGCATCCCTTGGTCGAACGCCTGACAAGATAGATACTCCCCTCCTATACGGAGGAGATTGCCACCCAGTTGAAGTTCTGGCATACGGATATCTGACACGACGCTGCTACATCTGGCTCTTTGCACACCTCCCATGTATATGGAAGCACCCTACTTCCCCGTCGGCCGGAGACGAAACTCTCGAGGATGTACTATCAATGACGAGGAGGCGCATCCTGTACGGGGGGAGAGCTGACTATGCACGAGGGCTTGACTGGAGACGTGCTGTGTTGGAGAATGTAACCCCCGCAACAGTTTCAGCGATAGAGTCCCGACGGGAGCATTGCATATAGCATTCCTCTCTTCCATTGAATAAATAGAGCTATGTCCCCAATACCTGTCCTTGAAAGAAAAATCTACCCTCATCACGTTTGAGCTTGGACACTatgaggatattgacatCGTTTTTTCCAATCCTGAT carries:
- a CDS encoding transcription factor domain-containing protein, which codes for MPGKRPRSMRSPLSQKGPRTPRRRACDSCYKKKIQCDAEFPQCNWCKHHNLACTYNRIWGHKGVGNPVTLTPKEGAQYLLGDPLSIPGGGGALPGPPQAADRTWHLRPGNTFLNNVTCLGGHHVFSDDGRKWIESQVGETIDFDKLFSLELHWLKPLRLHANTTAPPALRPNLPSRPEVERYILVYSSSFQCLVFPVISRSLFEKTLDLAYSPSRPSGSASAKSCVYSFLSLISLFGFDDNIHGATDCQSYASAAQSLLAPVVEEMTVDGLQSLIMLVQLHYFLGDLQSAAVTLSIAARLLYALGAHVFPTNRASDSSLRAYDKSELGCHLRDLFWLCYSFDKDICLRTGQPPCMNDAHCDLTLPSDYLWLQNINLQQTIPQINNHTIPLFPWDLRLSMLKSRIYNELYSASSLHQPVSELLSRIRGLDEALEQWRLSLPGEFRPTLYFSGETPVSANVNTQAVMLRLAYYHCITTVHQATSRRHVSQPDLVGPRLNGIGSSASLSIAASRSTLSYLHRVLPVVKGECFWIILFYAITAVLTLFCNIISNPRDAEASHNVNLLQMTPGLIRRIPVRKLTLGEVIHLQYLDGFTAELAAICVRAVSKSQQSPTDAGP